The Candidatus Nitrosocosmicus franklandus genome contains a region encoding:
- a CDS encoding adenylate/guanylate cyclase domain-containing protein, translating into MFSINDDNDSKSQYSEQDQKNNEISNSTTDENDLDIIDNNVVDFRTLRHLRQGRLESALSERYQYNTSIERGQRFLLEHVNSKVDLVIMYADMVGSTKMSMSLSTEQVVTIIKAFSHELSSVVESYGGFVLKYVGDAIISFFPSGFNKYLVCDRAYNCAKSMISVLRNDIDPVFRKHGYPAIKIKIGMTEGENVVIQYGKDKSSQIDLIGYVMNVTAKITSLTLPNRISVGGTFFSLLHPSVQSQFEQVPLENLDWKYIDKHNQKPYKVYMTKEFK; encoded by the coding sequence TTGTTTTCAATTAATGATGATAATGATTCTAAAAGCCAATATTCCGAGCAAGATCAAAAAAACAATGAAATCTCAAACAGTACAACCGATGAAAATGACCTGGACATAATTGACAATAATGTAGTAGATTTCAGAACACTCCGTCACTTACGACAAGGTCGCTTAGAAAGCGCCCTGAGTGAAAGATATCAATATAATACCTCTATTGAAAGAGGCCAGCGGTTTTTACTCGAGCATGTAAATTCAAAGGTTGATCTTGTTATAATGTATGCAGATATGGTAGGTTCCACAAAAATGAGTATGTCATTGTCTACAGAGCAGGTTGTTACAATAATTAAGGCATTTTCTCATGAGTTATCATCAGTAGTAGAAAGTTATGGAGGGTTTGTTTTGAAATATGTAGGCGACGCTATCATTTCTTTTTTTCCTTCGGGATTTAACAAATATCTTGTATGTGATAGAGCATATAATTGCGCCAAATCGATGATATCGGTGTTGAGAAATGATATCGATCCTGTTTTCCGTAAACACGGCTATCCTGCAATCAAGATTAAAATAGGGATGACCGAAGGGGAAAACGTTGTTATCCAATATGGAAAGGACAAGAGTTCACAAATAGATCTGATTGGCTATGTCATGAACGTTACAGCCAAAATAACATCTCTTACTCTTCCTAACAGAATTTCGGTGGGAGGAACCTTTTTTTCACTATTACATCCTAGTGTTCAGTCCCAATTTGAGCAAGTTCCGTTGGAAAATTTGGATTGGAAATATATCGACAAACACAATCAAAAACCTTACAAAGTATATATGACTAAAGAATTCAAGTGA
- a CDS encoding ABC transporter permease — MNFKQLLLLAFNAIKERKVRSILTILMVMAGSSLLVAVSGFSAGFTEFFNKQFSNLAPNILFVSSIPQSDGGSTGGAISGPSPAPTAKITLNQAVISRIGSLPFVDEVVPSFQETVTVSSRGDSKSNPVLSVNPTSLTIIAPTLKYFEGSSIREGDPSAAILAEDVAFPPGEDVPFAQLGEAITLTYSFVDEAGNTQENSKNFVVSGIMESTGNPTIDSAIVINVDAGNSLFQRAGKFDSLFVAAEDSNSVDIVEEQIKAVYKNNIGITTVKAILETVQEFTAGITSFLFGIAIISLIVGAVGIITTLFTSVVERTKEIGTLKAIGASGSTILMLFLVEAIIIGMLGGTVGLLGGIGGGYMLTRSGPGADEGPPLDPIYTVSDLARVWITSVILSMVAGFLPAWKASRVTPIAALRT; from the coding sequence ATGAATTTTAAACAGCTATTACTTCTTGCGTTTAATGCAATTAAGGAGAGAAAGGTGAGATCCATTCTTACGATATTAATGGTTATGGCTGGAAGTAGTCTGCTTGTAGCAGTAAGCGGATTTAGTGCTGGCTTTACGGAATTTTTTAACAAGCAATTTAGCAATCTTGCACCAAACATTTTATTTGTAAGTAGTATTCCTCAATCAGATGGGGGTTCCACAGGTGGGGCTATTTCTGGCCCCTCTCCAGCACCTACTGCCAAAATAACACTAAATCAAGCTGTTATAAGTAGAATTGGATCACTTCCGTTTGTAGACGAAGTAGTACCTTCTTTCCAAGAAACAGTAACTGTGTCGTCTCGAGGCGATTCTAAATCTAATCCTGTCTTGTCTGTTAATCCTACCTCTCTTACTATCATAGCACCCACTTTAAAATACTTTGAAGGTTCTTCTATCAGAGAAGGAGATCCCTCAGCAGCGATATTGGCTGAAGATGTTGCCTTTCCTCCAGGTGAGGACGTTCCATTTGCCCAGTTAGGTGAGGCCATAACTCTAACTTATTCGTTTGTTGATGAAGCAGGTAATACTCAAGAAAATTCTAAAAACTTTGTAGTATCTGGTATAATGGAGTCGACAGGTAATCCCACTATAGATAGTGCTATTGTGATTAACGTCGATGCTGGCAACTCATTATTTCAGAGAGCAGGCAAGTTTGATTCCTTATTTGTAGCTGCTGAAGATAGCAATTCTGTAGATATTGTAGAAGAGCAAATTAAGGCAGTCTATAAGAACAATATAGGAATTACAACAGTAAAAGCTATTTTAGAGACAGTACAGGAATTTACTGCAGGAATTACTTCATTTTTGTTCGGCATCGCCATCATATCCCTGATAGTTGGAGCGGTTGGAATCATCACCACCTTATTTACATCTGTGGTGGAAAGAACCAAGGAAATTGGAACACTCAAGGCGATAGGAGCCTCTGGGAGTACAATTTTGATGCTTTTCTTGGTTGAAGCAATTATAATAGGAATGTTAGGGGGAACAGTCGGTCTTCTTGGCGGCATAGGTGGTGGTTATATGTTAACTAGATCAGGACCAGGTGCAGATGAGGGTCCCCCACTGGATCCAATCTATACTGTTTCAGATCTGGCAAGAGTGTGGATAACATCTGTGATTTTATCAATGGTGGCAGGCTTTTTGCCTGCATGGAAAGCCTCTCGAGTAACACCAATAGCCGCATTAAGAACCTGA
- a CDS encoding ABC transporter ATP-binding protein: MNNPDSITSSNHLNLKDWDKYKQTNVSHSGGESNQNTILKAVNISKAYESPAGKTVILKDINFAVKKGEFVSIVGPSGSGKSTLLNIIGALDRPTAGKVYIKQVDIFSLSDRKIAKMRNQLIGFIFQSYNLINRTSVLSNVEIPAIIAGNGGSQTRRRALSLLTILGIRDKANLKPLNLSGGQQQRVAIARALMNNPAIILADEPTGNLDTKTGQDVFNLLKMISSKYNRTIVMVTHNPDLAQDTDKTIYVRDGKIEKEIIN, from the coding sequence ATGAATAATCCAGATTCTATAACGAGCAGTAACCATCTAAATCTAAAGGATTGGGATAAATACAAACAAACTAATGTTAGTCACAGTGGGGGAGAAAGTAACCAGAATACAATTCTTAAAGCTGTTAACATATCTAAGGCCTATGAATCACCTGCAGGAAAAACAGTAATTCTTAAAGATATAAACTTCGCCGTAAAGAAAGGCGAATTTGTTTCAATTGTTGGTCCGTCGGGGAGCGGAAAATCCACGTTACTAAATATAATAGGCGCTCTTGATAGACCTACAGCAGGTAAAGTATACATAAAGCAAGTTGATATCTTTTCTCTTTCAGACAGAAAGATAGCAAAAATGAGAAATCAATTGATAGGTTTTATTTTTCAATCCTATAATCTAATCAATAGAACTAGTGTATTATCAAATGTGGAAATCCCGGCAATAATAGCTGGGAATGGAGGTAGCCAAACCAGAAGGAGGGCGTTGAGCTTGTTGACTATTTTAGGTATTAGAGATAAAGCGAATCTAAAACCTCTCAATCTTAGCGGAGGTCAACAACAAAGGGTTGCTATAGCAAGAGCATTAATGAATAATCCAGCTATTATACTTGCGGACGAACCAACCGGTAATCTGGATACCAAAACAGGACAAGATGTATTTAACTTACTCAAAATGATATCTTCAAAATATAATAGAACCATAGTAATGGTTACACATAATCCTGATTTAGCTCAAGATACAGACAAGACAATATATGTGAGAGATGGAAAAATAGAAAAAGAGATTATTAATTAG
- a CDS encoding calcium-binding protein has product MHLYRVLALVMFISSILCLSNLYPNLVQGQSTNSAGSVSTNSAGSPTTSTPGNVINASDTNGSDESSIETFQDEGITLPRSIDSGSSTSDFANTGQESIDPNTLLQQLQRPVVGSFGDDRITGTEQTDIIIGFSGSDTITGMNGSDVIQGNEGQDKLYGDEGNDILQGGIGSDQLYGGDGNDILAGGGDDDFLVGEDGNDKLYGDLGDDVLVGGPGADYFDCGEGVDVVADFNVQQGDDRAGNCEELIELG; this is encoded by the coding sequence GTGCATCTGTATAGAGTATTAGCGCTAGTAATGTTCATCAGTTCAATTCTATGCCTTTCCAATTTATACCCTAATCTCGTCCAAGGTCAATCAACCAATTCAGCCGGAAGCGTATCAACCAATTCAGCCGGGAGTCCAACAACTAGTACACCAGGGAATGTAATAAACGCCAGTGATACCAATGGTTCGGACGAGTCTTCTATTGAAACATTCCAAGATGAAGGTATTACTTTACCCAGGTCAATCGATTCTGGATCATCTACTTCGGATTTCGCAAATACCGGTCAGGAGTCCATTGATCCTAATACCCTCCTTCAACAGCTGCAGCGTCCAGTAGTAGGCTCCTTTGGAGACGATAGAATTACAGGGACTGAGCAAACAGACATAATCATCGGATTCTCTGGTTCGGATACCATAACAGGAATGAATGGAAGCGATGTGATCCAAGGTAACGAAGGACAAGACAAATTATATGGCGACGAGGGTAATGATATATTACAAGGTGGTATTGGAAGTGATCAGTTGTACGGTGGAGATGGTAATGATATTTTAGCTGGTGGTGGCGATGATGACTTTTTAGTCGGTGAGGATGGAAATGACAAACTGTATGGTGACTTAGGGGATGATGTCCTCGTAGGTGGGCCAGGGGCAGACTACTTTGATTGTGGTGAAGGAGTAGACGTTGTCGCTGATTTCAATGTACAACAAGGTGATGATAGAGCCGGAAATTGCGAGGAATTAATAGAACTCGGTTGA
- a CDS encoding calcium-binding protein: MVVTISSQGLLYASGPNFPLTVFAGGNHGGDGDGNRYAGPINNADSSERVIYCTFNENFKAPKCEGTSRSDIMIGTIQEDFIEGKGSDDAIQGRAANDDIFGGKGNDDIQGGLGSDNIYGEDGDDLLYGGPDGDFIVGGKGNDELYGGPGEDILEGGPGSNYFDCGDDYDIIIDFDPSKDIASNNCEDIRTDL; this comes from the coding sequence ATGGTAGTAACAATCAGTTCCCAAGGATTACTATATGCTTCAGGACCGAATTTCCCGTTAACTGTCTTTGCAGGTGGCAATCATGGAGGAGATGGTGACGGTAATCGATATGCCGGGCCTATTAATAACGCTGATTCCAGTGAAAGAGTTATTTATTGTACTTTTAATGAAAACTTTAAAGCCCCTAAATGCGAGGGGACATCTCGAAGCGATATTATGATTGGAACCATTCAGGAGGATTTTATAGAAGGTAAGGGTTCTGATGATGCGATACAGGGAAGAGCTGCTAACGATGATATATTTGGTGGTAAAGGTAACGACGATATTCAGGGAGGACTCGGGAGTGACAACATCTACGGAGAAGACGGAGATGATCTATTATATGGTGGACCGGATGGTGATTTCATAGTAGGTGGCAAAGGTAATGATGAGTTGTATGGCGGACCTGGAGAAGATATATTAGAAGGTGGACCGGGGTCTAATTATTTTGACTGTGGCGACGATTATGACATCATAATCGATTTTGATCCATCCAAAGATATCGCTTCTAATAATTGCGAAGATATTAGGACAGACCTCTGA
- a CDS encoding calcium-binding protein, which yields MFTFSLLSIISINVIFLLVISFGIDFAITHAQESRENLIVVSEPGNYNITDGTDRSDIIVGNSMTNVIVGEESDDVLMGRQGNDELHGNPGNDILLGNLGADILFGNDGDDVLFGGAEEDYMNGGKGNDRLYGDLGDDVLEGGPGADYFDCGEGYDVIIDFRTQEKDVAQNNCEEIRTNV from the coding sequence ATGTTTACGTTTTCTTTGTTATCAATTATTTCTATTAATGTTATATTCTTGTTAGTTATCTCTTTTGGCATTGATTTTGCTATTACACATGCTCAGGAATCTCGAGAAAATTTAATTGTAGTATCAGAACCGGGCAATTACAACATTACCGACGGTACAGATAGAAGTGACATCATTGTAGGCAACAGCATGACAAATGTGATTGTAGGCGAGGAGTCAGATGATGTCCTAATGGGCAGGCAAGGAAATGATGAATTGCATGGAAATCCGGGAAATGATATACTTCTAGGGAACTTAGGTGCGGATATTCTATTTGGCAATGATGGAGATGACGTCTTATTCGGAGGTGCAGAAGAGGATTATATGAACGGTGGCAAAGGTAATGATAGACTATACGGAGATTTGGGCGATGATGTCTTAGAAGGTGGGCCAGGGGCAGACTACTTTGATTGTGGCGAGGGGTATGATGTAATCATCGATTTCCGAACCCAAGAAAAGGATGTGGCCCAGAATAATTGTGAGGAGATTCGAACAAATGTATAA
- a CDS encoding DDE-type integrase/transposase/recombinase, with product MISRNRTPSRYVYYGLHLYFSGLSLRKASERLSQMYKRNHVSIWNWIQKYRPQKLKASRRRILEYIVDETMLKVGSEYIWLWVAIEPANRQILALSISKERNMFVAERYLSNLIKVHGKHPVSTDDGGTWYPMACRFLNLDHHIHSSYEKSVIERTMQYIKDRTESFDDYFPCRIKNCKLKHVRNWLRLFVDYNNNEIKHIK from the coding sequence ATGATTAGCAGAAACAGAACACCTTCAAGGTATGTGTATTATGGCTTACATTTGTACTTTTCAGGTTTATCTTTAAGAAAAGCCTCGGAAAGATTGTCTCAGATGTATAAAAGAAACCATGTCTCCATCTGGAATTGGATTCAAAAATACAGGCCTCAAAAATTGAAAGCATCAAGAAGAAGAATTCTAGAATATATTGTAGACGAGACAATGTTGAAGGTAGGGTCAGAATACATCTGGCTTTGGGTGGCGATAGAGCCTGCAAACAGACAGATCCTCGCACTTTCTATATCCAAAGAGAGAAACATGTTTGTTGCAGAAAGATATCTTTCTAATTTGATCAAAGTTCATGGAAAGCACCCAGTTTCGACTGATGATGGAGGTACTTGGTATCCAATGGCCTGTAGATTCTTAAATCTCGATCACCATATTCATTCTTCTTACGAGAAAAGTGTAATCGAAAGAACGATGCAATATATCAAGGATAGAACCGAAAGTTTCGATGACTACTTTCCTTGTAGAATAAAGAATTGCAAGTTAAAGCATGTACGGAATTGGCTGCGGCTCTTTGTAGACTATAATAACAATGAAATAAAACATATTAAGTGA
- a CDS encoding Lrp/AsnC ligand binding domain-containing protein, protein MPTAYILLCCDLGSESDILQAIELIEEVEEVNRVFGVYDIIVRVSSDNMDKLKEIITTRIRKIDNVRSVLTIIKNEI, encoded by the coding sequence ATGCCTACCGCTTATATTTTGTTATGCTGTGATTTAGGATCTGAAAGTGACATTCTCCAAGCAATTGAATTGATCGAAGAAGTTGAGGAAGTAAACAGGGTTTTTGGGGTTTACGATATAATTGTTAGAGTTTCATCTGATAATATGGATAAATTGAAAGAAATAATTACTACGAGGATAAGGAAGATAGATAATGTCCGATCAGTTTTAACTATCATAAAAAATGAAATTTGA